Within Paenibacillus albicereus, the genomic segment GTCCTGCTCCTGCCATCGGATTCGCTGGCCCGCTTGAAACGCATGCGCTATGTCTCCGTCGAAAATAGCTCTATCCGTCTGTGGAGAGGCGAGCGGCCGGATTGCTCCGAAAGGCCTGACGAGGACGCGGAAGAGGGCGTCTGGCTGCAAGCCGAGGTCCGGTTCGATACGATGGATTATGCGGCGAGCGTCCTGCTGTCCTTGGCTCCGGAGGCAGTGGCGCTGCAGCCTCTGGAGCTGCGCCGCGAGATTCGGGAGCGCGCCCTTCGCCTCGCCCGCATGCACGAATAAAACGAAAAAAGGACCAAGCTGATCGATCAGCTTGGTCCTTTTTTTTGTCCAGCCGTGCGCCGGCCTGTCGAGACGGCTGCGCGCGGCAGCTTCGAGGAGCTTACAGCGTGCCTTCCGGCTCCACCTTGTCGCTCTTCTCTTCCTTGGCGGCCGCTCTGCTCTCTGCCGGAGCCGGAGCGCTGCTCAGCACCGTATTGATGGCGCTGCGCTCGAAGGTAATGCGGGCCGTATCGTTGACGCGAAGCACGACCGTGTCGTCGGTCAGCTCCACGATCGTGCCGTGCATGCCGCCGATCGTCGAGATCTTGTCGCCTTTCTTCAGCGCGCCGAGCAGCGCGTTGCGGGCTTTCTGCTTCTTTTGCTGCGGACGGATCAGCAGGAAGTAGAACACCACGAACATGAGGATGAAGGGAAGCAGCATTCCCCAGATGCCGCCGCCGCTGGCAGGTTGAGATGCGAGATACATGGAAAGGACCCCTTTCGGATGCGTGTCGATTCTTTCGGCCTCGCGGCCGGTCTTTAAAAGCCTTTTTCGTTGTCGTGCAGGCCGTACATCGTGAAGAACTCGTTGCGGAAGTCGAGCAGCCGATCCTCCTGGATCGCCTGGCGCACCCCGCGCATCATCTCCAGCAGGAAATGCAGGTTGTGGTACGTCGTCAAGCGGATGCCGAACGTCTCGTCCGCCTTGATGAGATGGCGGAGATAGGCGCGAGAGTAGTTGCGGCACGTATAGCAGGAGCAGTTCGGATCCAGCGGACCGAAGTCCTCCGTATGCTTGGCGTTGCGCAGGTTGACGCGGCCCTCGCTCGTCATCGTCGTGCCGTTGCGCGCGATGCGCGTCGGCAGGACGCAGTCGAACATGTCGATGCCGCGGATGGCGCCGTCGAGCAGCGCGTCCGGGGAGCCGACGCCCATCAGGTAGCGGGGCTTGTTCGACGGGAGCAACGGCACGGTCTCCTCCAGCACCTCGTACATGAGATGCTTCGGCTCGCCGACGCTCAGACCTCCAATAGCATACCCCGGAAAATCAAGGGAAGTCAAATCCGCCGCGCTCTGGCGGCGCAGG encodes:
- the yajC gene encoding preprotein translocase subunit YajC, which gives rise to MYLASQPASGGGIWGMLLPFILMFVVFYFLLIRPQQKKQKARNALLGALKKGDKISTIGGMHGTIVELTDDTVVLRVNDTARITFERSAINTVLSSAPAPAESRAAAKEEKSDKVEPEGTL